From the Bacillota bacterium genome, the window GGGAATTATCAGGAATTGTACAATATGTTGACTTTGTTCTTATTGATTGCCCAAGGGGCTTACGGAATGAGGTAGAGAGGGAACAATATGGAGGTTACGGTTACGGCCCATTCAGCCACAGAGACCAAAGGATACGGCAAACAATTGGCTCCCTACCTGTTGCCCGGCGATGTCCTGGCCCTCCAAGGGGACCTTGGTGCGGGCAAGACTACCTTTTGCCAGGGGGTAGGGGAGGGTTTGGGGATTACCACACCCATTGTCAGTCCCACCTTTACCATAATTCGCGAATACGCAGGACGATTGCCGTACTATCACTTCGACGTCTACCGACTGGAGGGTATCGAGGAGCTGGACGATCTGGGCTTTGAAGAATACTTCTACGGTGACGGGGTAGTGGTCATCGAATGGGCCAATCTCATTAGACCGGTCCTGCCGGAGGACCATCTGGAGATCTCCCTCTCCTATGGCGGCGGCACTAGCCGGGTGCTCCGTTTCGTGGCCCATGGCCCCCGCTCCGAGGAACTGCTGGAGTCTGCGGGAATTGGAAAGGTGACAGCGTAAAGTGTTGGTATTAGGCATTGATACTGCTACCCAGACTGGTGGGGTGGCCCTGTTGGATCAGGAGGCCCTGCGGGGGGAATACCTGCTGAATGTGTCGGTGACCCATTCGGAACGGCTGATGCGCTCCATCCAGATGTTAATGAGAGATAGTCACATTTCCGGGGAGGACATTACTGGGATCGCGGTGAGCCTAGGACCCGGTTCTTTTACCGGTTTGCGCATCGGCGTCACGGTGGCTAAGACCCTGGCTTGGGTGTGGGGATGTCCCCTGGTGGGGGTGAGTACCTTAAAGGCCTTGGCGATCCAAGGTGCCGGCGGGGAATTGCTTTGTCCCCTCATCGATGCCCGGCGGGAGAATGTCTATGCCGCTGTGTATAGTGCGGATTTCCAGCCGGTCCTAGATCCCCACTACACATCTTTAACGGAACTGACGGACTTTTTCCAGAACCAGGGGAAGACAGTAGTCTTCCTGGGGGATGCGGTCTTGCGGCATCGGGAAACCCTCTTGGACAAGCTGCCGGGCTTGGCCCGGATTGCGCCGATGCCGGACCTTCTACTGCGACCTGCTTCCGTGGCCCATGTGGGTTTGGAGATGCTCAAACAGGGCCATCAAGATGATCCCTTTACCCTCAAACCGTTCTATTTGCGACAAGCGGAGGCGGAACGAAATGCCCTTTCGAAGCGTCATAGAGGTACTGGGCCTTGATGATCTTGATGACATTCTAGCCATCGAACGGGCCTCCTTTCCCAATCCCTGGTCCCGGGATTCCTTCGTGCGGGAGTTAGCGTACAATTCCGTGGCCTACTACGTGGGGTATAAGCTGGAAGGACGGTTAGTGGGCTATGCGGGGATCTGGATCGTAGAAGATGAGGGCCACATCACCAATATTGCCGTTTGTCCGGAGTATCGGGGTCAGGGGA encodes:
- the tsaE gene encoding tRNA (adenosine(37)-N6)-threonylcarbamoyltransferase complex ATPase subunit type 1 TsaE, whose amino-acid sequence is MEVTVTAHSATETKGYGKQLAPYLLPGDVLALQGDLGAGKTTFCQGVGEGLGITTPIVSPTFTIIREYAGRLPYYHFDVYRLEGIEELDDLGFEEYFYGDGVVVIEWANLIRPVLPEDHLEISLSYGGGTSRVLRFVAHGPRSEELLESAGIGKVTA
- the tsaB gene encoding tRNA (adenosine(37)-N6)-threonylcarbamoyltransferase complex dimerization subunit type 1 TsaB, with the protein product MLVLGIDTATQTGGVALLDQEALRGEYLLNVSVTHSERLMRSIQMLMRDSHISGEDITGIAVSLGPGSFTGLRIGVTVAKTLAWVWGCPLVGVSTLKALAIQGAGGELLCPLIDARRENVYAAVYSADFQPVLDPHYTSLTELTDFFQNQGKTVVFLGDAVLRHRETLLDKLPGLARIAPMPDLLLRPASVAHVGLEMLKQGHQDDPFTLKPFYLRQAEAERNALSKRHRGTGP
- the rimI gene encoding ribosomal protein S18-alanine N-acetyltransferase → MIPLPSNRSICDKRRRNEMPFRSVIEVLGLDDLDDILAIERASFPNPWSRDSFVRELAYNSVAYYVGYKLEGRLVGYAGIWIVEDEGHITNIAVCPEYRGQGIGTSLIRALIQLAQQAQVRVMTLEVRCSNKVAQRLYKREGFQVVAVRKQYYSDNLEDALVMVKVLDERRTSDERVNFGNRDQL